A region from the Sphingomonas sp. S2-65 genome encodes:
- a CDS encoding xanthine dehydrogenase family protein molybdopterin-binding subunit, with product MDNLYRTPGHNHNAIELHGVTVAWDGDTLLVHDATQMIAPSANALAKLFGLKPGQVRVLSPFVGGGFGGKGLWDHQIVAIAAARLAGRPVRLVLDREGVYRMIGGRTPSEQRVALGADADGRFTALIHTGYSIMPTYGACPEQFSLSARALYSSKSFEIVQRHIDLAIVPNTYMRAPGEAIGTFAVECAVDELAHAMAIDPIELRRRNEPERHPIHGDAFSQRALTKAYADGAARFGWERRAATPGTRREGEWRIGMGCASGSFPYARMPGANVRLTLHGDGSATLASSAQEMGMGTATVQVQHAADRLGLPVEAVRFDMGDSALPAGPMAGGSSQTVSIAAAIMAATDKLVSELLRLAGNDSPLAGLRAADVRLIDGGVASTEDNGRHESYRSILARAARDAVTVTGTGSAPLEMLKFAMHSTSAMFCELRVSDVTGEIRVDRLLGSFDCGTILNPKTAASQFRGGMIMGLGLALTEETLFDERSGRIMNATLADYHVPVHLDVPEIEVMWTGIPDPRSPLGARGIGEIGITESPPRSPTPYSTPPASACVTCRSRSTSCFEGQAVPTAPVNRNGRA from the coding sequence GTGGACAATCTCTACCGCACGCCCGGCCACAACCACAATGCGATCGAGCTGCACGGCGTGACGGTCGCGTGGGACGGCGACACGCTGCTCGTCCACGACGCCACCCAGATGATCGCCCCCAGCGCCAACGCGCTGGCGAAGCTGTTCGGCCTAAAGCCCGGCCAGGTCCGCGTGCTTTCGCCGTTTGTGGGCGGCGGCTTTGGCGGCAAGGGCCTGTGGGACCACCAGATCGTAGCGATAGCGGCGGCGCGGCTGGCCGGGCGCCCGGTCCGCCTCGTGCTCGACCGCGAGGGCGTGTACCGCATGATCGGCGGGCGCACGCCATCCGAGCAGCGCGTCGCGCTCGGCGCGGACGCCGACGGCCGGTTCACTGCGCTGATACATACCGGCTATTCGATCATGCCGACTTACGGCGCTTGCCCGGAGCAGTTCAGCCTGAGCGCGCGGGCGCTGTACAGTTCTAAGAGCTTCGAGATCGTCCAGCGCCACATCGACCTCGCCATCGTTCCCAACACCTATATGCGCGCGCCGGGGGAGGCGATCGGCACCTTCGCAGTGGAGTGCGCCGTCGACGAACTCGCGCATGCGATGGCGATCGATCCGATCGAGCTGCGCCGCCGCAACGAGCCCGAGCGCCACCCGATCCACGGCGACGCCTTCTCGCAGCGCGCGCTGACCAAGGCCTATGCCGACGGTGCGGCGCGGTTCGGCTGGGAACGGCGGGCGGCGACCCCGGGCACACGCCGCGAGGGCGAATGGCGCATCGGCATGGGCTGCGCGAGCGGCAGCTTCCCCTATGCGCGGATGCCCGGCGCCAATGTCCGGCTGACGCTGCACGGCGACGGGTCGGCCACGCTCGCCTCGTCGGCGCAGGAGATGGGCATGGGCACTGCCACCGTCCAGGTCCAGCATGCCGCCGACCGGCTCGGATTGCCGGTCGAGGCGGTCCGCTTCGACATGGGCGATTCCGCGCTCCCGGCAGGGCCGATGGCGGGGGGATCGTCGCAGACGGTGTCGATCGCCGCGGCGATCATGGCCGCCACCGACAAGCTCGTGAGCGAGCTGCTTCGGCTCGCCGGCAACGACAGCCCACTCGCCGGGCTGCGCGCGGCCGATGTCCGGCTGATCGACGGCGGAGTCGCCTCGACCGAGGACAATGGGCGCCACGAGAGCTACCGCTCGATCCTGGCCCGCGCCGCCCGCGACGCGGTGACCGTCACCGGCACCGGCAGCGCCCCGCTCGAGATGCTCAAATTCGCGATGCACAGCACCTCGGCGATGTTCTGCGAGCTGCGGGTGAGCGACGTGACCGGGGAGATCCGCGTCGACCGCCTGCTCGGCTCGTTCGACTGCGGCACGATCCTCAACCCCAAGACCGCCGCCAGCCAGTTCCGCGGCGGCATGATCATGGGATTGGGGCTGGCGCTGACCGAGGAAACGCTGTTCGACGAACGCAGCGGCCGGATCATGAACGCGACGCTCGCCGACTATCACGTGCCCGTGCACCTGGACGTGCCGGAGATCGAAGTGATGTGGACCGGCATTCCCGATCCGCGCTCGCCGCTGGGCGCGCGCGGGATCGGCGAGATCGGCATCACCGAGTCGCCGCCGCGGTCGCCAACGCCGTATTCAACGCCACCGGCAAGCGCGTGCGTGACCTGCCGATCACGCTCGACAAGCTGCTTTGAAGGACAGGCTGTGCCGACCGCGCCGGTCAATCGTAACGGTAGAGCTTGA
- a CDS encoding FAD binding domain-containing protein produces the protein MNPVTYLRAGSFQDAAGLASGDAAARLLGGGTNLIDLMRKGIEQPTRLVDVSMVSTIIEPSAAGGLMIGASARNSAVAAHPIVRERYPMLARAVLAGASAQIRNMATVGGNLMQRTRCLYFQDAAGSRCNKRVPGSGCDAIGGFNRYHAVLGASPDCIATHPSDMCVALVALDAVVHVAGQGGARVIPLVDFHRLPGDRPDQETMLSPGEVIVAVELPAPTLARSSYRKVRDRASYAFALVSVAAGLTMQDGRIDDVRIAFGGIGTKPWRALRAEAFLRGNPATPDAFAAAAAAELAEATPLPGNAFKIELAARTLAAVLGQLAGDDR, from the coding sequence ATGAACCCGGTGACGTATCTTCGCGCCGGATCGTTCCAAGACGCGGCAGGTCTCGCATCGGGCGATGCGGCTGCCCGCCTGCTCGGTGGCGGCACGAACCTGATCGACTTGATGCGCAAGGGCATCGAGCAGCCGACCCGGCTGGTCGATGTCAGCATGGTGTCGACCATCATCGAACCGAGTGCCGCGGGCGGGCTGATGATCGGAGCCTCGGCACGCAACAGTGCCGTGGCGGCGCATCCGATCGTCCGCGAGCGCTACCCCATGCTCGCGCGCGCGGTGCTGGCCGGCGCCTCCGCGCAGATCCGCAACATGGCGACGGTCGGCGGAAATCTCATGCAGCGGACGCGCTGTCTCTATTTCCAGGATGCCGCGGGCTCCCGCTGCAACAAGCGTGTGCCGGGCAGTGGGTGCGACGCGATCGGCGGGTTCAACCGCTACCACGCCGTTCTCGGCGCCTCGCCCGACTGCATCGCCACCCACCCGTCCGATATGTGCGTCGCGCTGGTCGCACTCGACGCCGTGGTACATGTCGCGGGGCAGGGCGGGGCGAGGGTCATCCCGCTGGTCGACTTCCACCGCTTGCCCGGCGATCGGCCGGACCAGGAGACCATGCTCTCGCCTGGGGAGGTGATCGTCGCAGTCGAACTGCCTGCACCCACGCTTGCGCGCTCGTCCTATCGGAAGGTTCGCGACCGGGCGAGCTACGCCTTCGCGCTGGTGTCGGTCGCCGCAGGGCTGACGATGCAGGATGGCCGCATCGACGATGTTCGCATCGCCTTTGGCGGCATCGGCACCAAACCGTGGCGTGCCCTCCGCGCGGAGGCGTTCTTGCGCGGCAACCCCGCTACGCCGGACGCCTTCGCCGCGGCGGCCGCAGCGGAACTTGCCGAGGCGACGCCGCTGCCGGGGAACGCCTTCAAGATCGAACTTGCGGCACGCACGCTGGCCGCCGTGCTGGGGCAACTTGCTGGAGACGACCGATGA
- a CDS encoding (2Fe-2S)-binding protein, which yields MAIMINGAAVAPPEDARVSLLDLLRERLHLTGTKVGCNQGACGACTVLIDGERVLSCLTLAVQVDGREVTTIEGLGSESEPHPLQTAFIEHDGFQCGYCTPGQICAATAMLREIELGLPSYVTSDLTGNASISREEIRERMSGNLCRCGAHNGIVDAILQVARERVA from the coding sequence ATGGCGATCATGATCAACGGCGCAGCGGTTGCGCCGCCCGAGGATGCCCGTGTCTCGTTGCTCGACCTGCTACGAGAGCGGCTGCATCTCACCGGCACGAAGGTCGGCTGCAATCAGGGTGCCTGTGGTGCCTGCACCGTCCTGATCGACGGCGAGCGCGTGCTTTCCTGCCTGACCCTGGCCGTGCAGGTCGACGGCCGGGAGGTCACGACGATCGAAGGTCTGGGCAGCGAAAGCGAACCGCACCCGCTGCAGACGGCGTTCATCGAACATGACGGGTTCCAATGCGGCTATTGCACGCCGGGGCAGATCTGCGCGGCCACCGCCATGCTCCGCGAGATCGAGCTTGGGCTGCCCAGCTACGTCACTTCGGATCTGACCGGGAATGCGTCGATCTCGCGCGAGGAAATACGCGAGCGGATGAGCGGCAATCTGTGCCGATGCGGCGCGCATAACGGCATCGTCGATGCCATCCTCCAGGTCGCGCGGGAGCGGGTGGCATGA
- a CDS encoding MarR family winged helix-turn-helix transcriptional regulator has protein sequence MTKPTDDQIAALGAVFDTFTRRYKLVDAAGAGKSLNELDKQTLLYVADQPGCGPSDVARFLGVANTTITSATDRLVKRGLLARRRAEGDRRAVALALSAEGEACVVDIRAAHRQLYDRMLEPLSTAERDSLIGMLQKIASNDD, from the coding sequence ATGACGAAGCCGACTGACGACCAGATTGCTGCACTTGGCGCGGTGTTCGACACGTTCACGCGCCGGTACAAGCTGGTCGACGCCGCCGGCGCGGGCAAGTCGCTGAACGAGCTCGACAAGCAGACGCTGCTCTACGTCGCCGATCAGCCAGGCTGCGGCCCCAGCGACGTCGCACGCTTCCTGGGCGTGGCCAATACCACCATCACCTCGGCTACCGACCGGCTCGTCAAGCGCGGCCTGCTCGCGCGGCGGCGCGCGGAGGGCGATCGCCGTGCCGTCGCGCTGGCGCTCTCTGCCGAAGGAGAGGCATGTGTCGTCGATATCCGCGCCGCGCATCGCCAGCTCTACGACAGGATGTTGGAGCCGCTATCGACTGCCGAACGCGACAGCCTGATCGGGATGCTCCAGAAGATTGCATCGAACGACGATTGA
- a CDS encoding TonB-dependent receptor — translation MRAYLLASACAVAVATGVSPAAAQNDPATTVEQLSPTAQQDDAEAGQNEVVVTATRREERIQDVPISVTAFQQEELTQKGIVGFEGIARETPGVILNRPTQNFNNFTARGIATNGYNANLQSSVAVYMDELPISTIGNTTVVDPNLFDVERVEFLRGPQGTLFGSGSLSGAMRILTKSPDLNNFDTSVLVDLALTGSDSFRQRYNAMLNIPVVTDKLAIRAVGFYRNEEGYLDNVGTGVHNSNTLKDYGGRALALWKPTDRLSIRLLGSYENSDPADSSLTSPSLGREKRVSDQPDRFTGKQTILNATLEYQADFATLTSSSTYSDFDQRFWLDLAGTFPRQPAYPGAPIAFGLDANAYDKVFVQETRLASTLDGPLQFVVGGFYLHRRRDVDYFYRSSLAFLAARGLTGLPDQYYQKQYTHQISEELAGFGELTYRFSDKFWVTGGMRYGRTSAQGFTEEGGYLATAFGQNYFTYALLGIPVNFNTFTPYAAVEGVKASGTKPSWKASVSYKPSQSLTTYATFSTGFRAPIVNAFAGRPSLVNPNDITIPYGADSDDLKSYEVGAKARFLNGLVTINAAAYLIDWSNIQAQANRVSDSVQFATNIGAAQSKGFEVEMGIIPAKDVFIGFNAAYNDAKITKLSAEEAAISGAVLGHRLSAPRLQGAMFLSYGFDLGRDTKGTLAVNAQYVGSYNSSFPNTPGLPNVPLSTFGETDEYVNTNVSFGMKRGPVSAQLYVENLFDDHSVIYIHPEAFLVSRFGTLRPRTIGIRLGYGL, via the coding sequence ATGCGGGCATATCTTCTCGCGTCGGCATGTGCCGTCGCCGTCGCGACCGGCGTTTCGCCGGCGGCAGCGCAGAACGACCCTGCCACGACCGTCGAGCAACTCAGCCCCACCGCGCAGCAGGATGACGCGGAAGCGGGCCAGAACGAAGTCGTCGTCACCGCCACCCGTCGCGAAGAGCGGATCCAGGACGTGCCGATCAGCGTCACCGCCTTCCAGCAGGAAGAGCTGACCCAAAAAGGCATCGTCGGCTTCGAGGGGATCGCCCGCGAGACCCCGGGCGTGATCCTCAACCGCCCGACCCAGAACTTCAACAACTTCACCGCCCGCGGCATCGCCACCAACGGCTATAACGCCAATCTCCAGAGCTCAGTCGCGGTATACATGGACGAGCTGCCGATCTCGACGATCGGCAACACCACCGTGGTCGACCCGAACCTGTTCGACGTCGAGCGCGTCGAGTTCCTGCGCGGTCCGCAGGGCACGCTGTTCGGCTCGGGCTCGCTTTCGGGCGCCATGCGGATCCTCACCAAGAGCCCCGACCTCAACAATTTCGACACCTCGGTGCTGGTCGATCTCGCCCTCACCGGCTCGGACAGCTTCCGCCAGCGCTACAATGCGATGCTCAACATTCCGGTGGTGACCGACAAGCTCGCGATCCGCGCGGTCGGCTTCTACCGCAACGAGGAAGGCTATCTCGACAATGTCGGGACCGGCGTCCACAACTCGAACACGCTCAAGGACTATGGCGGTCGCGCGCTCGCTTTGTGGAAGCCCACCGACCGCCTGTCGATCCGCCTGCTCGGCTCGTACGAGAACAGCGATCCCGCCGATTCCTCGCTCACCAGCCCCTCGCTCGGCCGCGAGAAGCGCGTCTCGGACCAGCCCGACCGCTTCACCGGCAAGCAGACGATCCTCAACGCCACTCTCGAATACCAGGCCGATTTCGCGACGCTGACCAGCTCGTCGACCTATTCGGATTTCGACCAGCGCTTCTGGCTCGACCTGGCCGGCACCTTCCCCCGCCAGCCCGCTTACCCCGGCGCGCCGATCGCCTTCGGCCTCGACGCCAACGCCTATGACAAGGTGTTCGTCCAGGAGACCCGCCTCGCCTCGACCCTCGATGGCCCGCTCCAGTTCGTGGTCGGCGGCTTCTACCTCCACCGCCGCCGCGACGTGGACTATTTCTACCGCTCGTCGCTCGCCTTCCTGGCGGCGCGCGGCCTCACCGGGCTTCCCGACCAATATTACCAAAAGCAATATACCCATCAGATCAGCGAGGAACTCGCCGGCTTCGGCGAGCTGACCTACCGCTTCTCCGACAAGTTCTGGGTCACCGGCGGCATGCGCTACGGCCGCACCTCGGCACAGGGCTTCACCGAGGAGGGCGGCTATCTCGCCACCGCCTTCGGCCAGAATTACTTCACCTATGCGCTGCTCGGCATCCCGGTGAACTTCAACACCTTCACGCCCTATGCGGCAGTCGAGGGCGTCAAGGCATCGGGAACCAAACCGTCGTGGAAGGCCAGCGTCAGCTACAAGCCCAGCCAGTCGCTAACCACCTACGCCACCTTCTCCACCGGCTTCCGCGCGCCGATCGTCAACGCGTTCGCCGGGCGTCCCAGCCTGGTGAACCCCAACGACATCACCATCCCCTATGGCGCGGATTCGGACGACCTGAAGAGCTACGAAGTCGGCGCCAAGGCCCGCTTCCTGAACGGCTTGGTGACGATCAACGCCGCGGCGTATCTGATCGACTGGAGCAACATCCAGGCGCAGGCCAACCGCGTGTCGGACTCGGTCCAGTTCGCCACCAATATCGGCGCCGCGCAGAGCAAGGGCTTCGAAGTCGAGATGGGGATCATCCCGGCCAAGGACGTCTTCATCGGCTTCAACGCCGCATATAACGACGCCAAGATCACCAAGCTCAGCGCCGAGGAAGCCGCGATCTCGGGCGCGGTGCTCGGCCACCGCCTCTCGGCGCCCCGGCTCCAGGGCGCGATGTTCCTGTCCTACGGCTTCGACCTGGGCCGGGATACCAAGGGCACGCTGGCGGTGAACGCGCAATATGTCGGCTCGTACAACAGCTCGTTCCCGAACACGCCGGGCCTCCCCAACGTGCCGCTGTCGACCTTTGGCGAAACCGACGAATATGTGAACACCAATGTCAGCTTCGGCATGAAGCGCGGGCCGGTATCAGCGCAGCTCTATGTCGAGAATCTGTTCGACGATCACTCGGTGATCTACATCCACCCCGAGGCGTTCCTGGTCAGCCGGTTCGGCACGCTGCGCCCGCGCACCATCGGCATCCGTCTCGGCTACGGGCTTTGA
- a CDS encoding spinster family MFS transporter — protein MSAASTSSTSAPELDTARARPPWFVLAALTFVYILNFLDRQLIGILAKPIQDSLQVTDGQLGLIGGLYFAMFYCFIAIPVGWLADRTNRVRVLSLACAIWSGATTACGLAASYPQLVAARMMVGFGEAGGVPPSYAIITDTYPPGKRAAAIGIFNLGPAIGAAAGVAFGASIAERFGWRMPFIVVGGIGILTAVLVWLFIREPERGATDAVRSGDASEKALFWPTLRMFFSQPILMLAALGSGATQFVTYGLGNFAVLFLMREKGMVLGEVAIWYALVLALGMGGGMVLSGRVIDRMTRRSRTGYAIAPAVSLAIAMPFYLAFVWAPSWPLALVLLAVVMTFNYFYLSASVALVQEEVKPNQRVLSGALLLLVMNFIGLGLGPTWVGAASDWFKAQGDAHGLQSALYTLTPFYFLAIALFLWLARLLRREGPNPVQVPA, from the coding sequence GTGAGCGCCGCTTCCACCTCCTCGACGTCCGCGCCGGAACTCGACACCGCACGCGCGCGGCCGCCCTGGTTCGTGCTGGCGGCGCTCACCTTCGTCTACATCCTCAACTTCCTGGATCGCCAGCTGATCGGCATCCTCGCCAAGCCGATTCAGGACTCGCTGCAAGTCACCGATGGCCAGCTCGGGCTGATCGGCGGGCTGTATTTCGCGATGTTCTATTGCTTCATCGCCATTCCGGTAGGCTGGCTGGCGGACCGCACCAACCGGGTGCGGGTGCTCTCCCTCGCCTGCGCGATCTGGAGCGGCGCCACGACGGCCTGCGGCCTTGCCGCCAGCTATCCTCAGCTTGTGGCGGCGCGGATGATGGTCGGCTTCGGCGAGGCGGGCGGGGTTCCGCCGTCCTACGCGATCATCACCGACACCTACCCGCCGGGCAAGCGTGCGGCGGCGATCGGCATCTTCAATCTCGGACCCGCGATCGGCGCCGCCGCCGGCGTGGCCTTTGGCGCCTCGATTGCCGAGCGCTTCGGCTGGCGCATGCCGTTCATCGTCGTCGGCGGGATCGGCATCCTCACTGCCGTGCTGGTCTGGCTGTTCATCCGTGAGCCCGAACGCGGCGCGACCGATGCCGTGCGCAGCGGCGACGCGTCGGAAAAGGCTCTGTTCTGGCCGACGCTGCGGATGTTCTTCTCGCAGCCGATCCTGATGCTCGCGGCGCTGGGCAGCGGCGCCACGCAGTTCGTCACCTACGGCCTGGGCAATTTCGCCGTGCTGTTCCTGATGCGCGAAAAGGGGATGGTGCTGGGCGAAGTCGCAATCTGGTACGCGCTGGTGCTCGCGCTCGGCATGGGCGGCGGCATGGTGCTTTCCGGCCGCGTGATTGACCGCATGACCCGGCGGTCGCGCACCGGCTATGCGATCGCCCCGGCGGTATCGCTCGCCATCGCCATGCCCTTCTACCTCGCCTTTGTCTGGGCGCCGAGCTGGCCGCTCGCGCTGGTGCTGCTCGCGGTCGTGATGACCTTCAACTACTTCTATCTCTCGGCCTCGGTCGCGCTGGTGCAGGAGGAAGTGAAGCCCAACCAGCGGGTGCTATCCGGCGCGCTGTTGCTGCTGGTGATGAACTTCATCGGCCTCGGCCTCGGCCCCACCTGGGTCGGCGCGGCGAGCGACTGGTTCAAGGCGCAGGGCGACGCGCATGGCCTGCAATCGGCGCTCTACACGCTCACACCCTTCTATTTCCTCGCCATCGCGCTCTTCCTCTGGCTCGCGCGGTTGCTGCGCCGCGAGGGGCCCAACCCGGTCCAGGTTCCCGCATGA
- a CDS encoding carboxylesterase/lipase family protein codes for MKQLPSAAFAACLLAASPALAQSPIVDAPAGRLEGSAEGTLRLFKGIPYTQPPVGAKRWQAPAPLPAWPGVRKATSFGPACVQPRPKIAGIYTNPPERMSEDCLTLNVWAPRNAGKLPVFVWIHGGALVSGYSHEGMYDGARMAARGMIVVSINYRLGILGYLAHPGLSAESPEGISGNYGLLDQIAALRWVKDNIGAFGGDAANVTVAGESAGGLSVMYLMASPRARGLFQRAIAQSAYMISAPDLKTARNGTPSAEAAGTLAMTALGAADLAGLRAMDAEKLTSDAAGKGYGPWGTVDGKILPRQLAETWDRGEQAPVPILAGFNSGEIRSLRVLLPPAPADAAAYETAIRARYGDLADAFLRLYPSNAIGESMLATTRDALYGWTSTRLALGQTAIGQRGYLYLFDHGYPATDDNGLHAFHASEIPYVFGTAGRTPALWPKVPDTPAERRMSDAMMGYWSSFAKTGTPAANGQPTWQPYGKEGHYMAFAQAPRPGTKLFPGMFALHEAAVCRRRAAGDQPWNWNTGIASPVLKKTEGCR; via the coding sequence ATGAAACAGCTTCCCTCTGCCGCGTTCGCGGCATGCCTCCTCGCCGCCAGCCCCGCACTGGCCCAGTCGCCCATCGTCGATGCACCGGCGGGAAGGCTGGAGGGCAGCGCCGAAGGCACGCTCCGGCTGTTCAAGGGCATCCCCTATACCCAGCCGCCGGTGGGCGCGAAGCGCTGGCAGGCGCCGGCGCCGCTGCCGGCTTGGCCGGGCGTCCGCAAGGCGACCAGCTTCGGCCCCGCCTGCGTCCAGCCGCGCCCGAAGATCGCCGGCATCTACACCAACCCGCCCGAGCGGATGAGCGAGGACTGCCTGACGCTCAACGTCTGGGCGCCCAGGAACGCCGGCAAGCTGCCGGTGTTCGTCTGGATCCACGGCGGCGCGCTGGTCTCGGGCTACAGCCATGAGGGGATGTACGACGGCGCGCGCATGGCCGCGCGCGGCATGATCGTCGTCTCGATCAACTATCGGCTGGGCATCCTCGGCTACCTCGCCCATCCCGGTCTCAGCGCGGAATCGCCCGAGGGCATCTCGGGCAATTACGGCCTGCTCGACCAGATCGCGGCGCTCCGCTGGGTGAAGGACAATATCGGCGCGTTCGGCGGCGATGCTGCCAACGTCACGGTCGCAGGCGAATCCGCCGGCGGGCTGAGCGTGATGTACCTGATGGCGAGCCCGCGGGCGCGCGGCCTGTTTCAGCGGGCGATCGCCCAGAGCGCCTATATGATTTCCGCGCCAGACCTGAAGACGGCGCGCAACGGCACGCCTTCGGCCGAAGCGGCCGGCACGCTGGCGATGACCGCGCTCGGCGCCGCCGACCTTGCCGGCCTGCGGGCGATGGACGCCGAAAAGCTCACCAGCGATGCCGCGGGCAAGGGCTATGGCCCCTGGGGCACGGTCGACGGCAAGATACTGCCCCGGCAGCTGGCCGAGACCTGGGATCGCGGCGAACAGGCGCCGGTACCAATATTGGCCGGCTTCAACAGCGGCGAAATCCGCTCGCTGCGTGTCCTCCTCCCCCCGGCCCCCGCCGATGCCGCCGCCTATGAAACGGCGATCCGCGCCCGCTATGGCGATCTGGCGGACGCGTTCCTGCGCCTCTACCCGTCGAACGCGATCGGCGAGAGCATGCTCGCCACCACCCGCGACGCGCTCTACGGCTGGACCTCGACGCGCCTCGCCCTTGGCCAGACCGCGATCGGCCAGCGCGGCTATCTCTATCTTTTCGATCATGGCTATCCGGCTACCGACGACAACGGGCTGCACGCCTTCCACGCGTCGGAGATCCCCTATGTCTTCGGCACCGCCGGCCGCACCCCGGCGCTGTGGCCCAAGGTGCCGGACACCCCCGCCGAGCGACGGATGTCGGACGCGATGATGGGCTATTGGTCCTCCTTCGCGAAGACCGGCACGCCCGCCGCGAACGGCCAGCCGACGTGGCAGCCCTATGGCAAGGAAGGGCATTATATGGCCTTTGCCCAGGCGCCGCGCCCGGGCACCAAGCTGTTCCCCGGCATGTTCGCGCTGCACGAGGCGGCGGTCTGCCGCCGGCGCGCCGCCGGCGATCAGCCCTGGAACTGGAACACCGGCATCGCCTCTCCCGTGCTCAAGAAGACGGAAGGGTGCCGATGA
- a CDS encoding AMP-binding protein, with translation MIDGSMQDYPLTLDKFLDHAAKWHPHAQVVTACEDGASQRIGYAELRTRALAVSSILADLGTRLGDRVATLAWNSQAHVEAWYGVMGMGAVCHTLNPRLTAVQLAAMLRQSQAKLLIASADLLPLALRIVEEGAPIGQILVIDGDAGVTATPTRIPVSALAPMIATASSDIAWGGFAETTPSGLCFTSGTTGAPKGVTYTHRSSFLHTLRLLQVDVMAISGGDAVLAVVPMFHANAWGLPFALPAAGGKLVLPGRYNDGASLARLIASEGVTVGVGVPTVWLGVAEHLEATGGTLPSLKRIIVGGAPLPPALMERIEQRLGVTVQTSWGMTELSPSGTVALPGDPQRSAAYSGKPAIGVDLRLTDADGRPLPDQRGLEGHLHVRGAAVIERYFGHDESATDAEGWFATGDLARIEADGNLIITGRAKDLIKSGGEWINPAEIEAVVGALPQVSLAAVIGRPDAKWGERPLLLVEVRAEQDVSDEALLASLRGRVAPWWIPDAVVRLASMPLAPTGKIDKVRLRSQYAHA, from the coding sequence ATGATCGACGGGAGCATGCAGGATTATCCGCTCACCCTCGACAAGTTCCTGGATCACGCCGCCAAATGGCACCCGCATGCACAGGTCGTCACTGCGTGTGAGGACGGCGCCAGCCAGCGGATCGGCTATGCCGAACTGCGGACGCGGGCGCTGGCGGTTTCCTCGATCCTCGCGGATCTCGGCACGCGCCTGGGTGACCGCGTCGCGACGCTCGCCTGGAACAGCCAGGCGCATGTCGAGGCCTGGTACGGCGTGATGGGCATGGGTGCGGTCTGCCACACCCTCAACCCGCGCCTCACTGCGGTCCAGCTTGCCGCGATGCTCCGCCAGTCGCAGGCGAAGCTGCTGATCGCCAGCGCCGACCTGCTGCCGCTCGCCTTGCGGATCGTCGAGGAAGGCGCGCCGATCGGCCAGATCCTGGTGATCGACGGCGATGCCGGTGTGACCGCAACTCCGACGCGGATACCCGTCAGCGCATTGGCGCCGATGATCGCGACGGCGTCGTCCGACATCGCCTGGGGCGGCTTCGCGGAGACGACGCCGTCCGGCCTGTGCTTCACTTCGGGCACCACCGGCGCGCCCAAGGGCGTCACCTACACGCACCGCTCGAGCTTCCTCCATACCCTGCGCCTGCTTCAGGTCGACGTCATGGCGATCTCGGGCGGCGACGCGGTTCTCGCGGTGGTGCCGATGTTCCATGCCAATGCCTGGGGCTTGCCCTTCGCGCTTCCGGCCGCCGGCGGCAAGCTGGTGCTGCCCGGCCGCTATAATGACGGCGCCAGCCTGGCGCGGCTGATCGCGTCGGAAGGCGTGACCGTCGGTGTCGGCGTGCCGACCGTCTGGCTCGGCGTCGCCGAGCATCTCGAGGCCACCGGGGGCACCCTGCCCTCGCTGAAGCGGATCATCGTCGGCGGCGCGCCGCTGCCGCCGGCGCTGATGGAGCGGATCGAACAGCGCCTAGGCGTCACCGTCCAGACCAGTTGGGGCATGACCGAGCTGTCCCCCTCGGGCACCGTCGCGCTGCCGGGCGACCCGCAACGTTCCGCCGCCTATTCCGGCAAGCCGGCGATCGGCGTGGACCTCCGCCTCACCGATGCCGATGGGCGGCCGCTGCCCGATCAGCGCGGCCTCGAGGGGCATCTGCACGTCCGCGGCGCCGCCGTGATCGAACGCTATTTCGGTCACGACGAAAGCGCCACCGACGCAGAGGGTTGGTTCGCCACCGGCGACCTGGCCCGCATCGAAGCCGATGGGAACCTGATCATCACCGGGCGCGCCAAGGACCTGATCAAGTCGGGCGGCGAGTGGATCAACCCTGCCGAGATCGAGGCGGTCGTCGGCGCGCTTCCGCAAGTCTCGCTCGCCGCCGTGATCGGAAGGCCGGACGCGAAATGGGGCGAGCGTCCGCTCCTGCTGGTCGAGGTGCGCGCCGAGCAGGACGTGAGCGACGAGGCGCTGCTCGCCTCGCTTCGTGGACGGGTCGCACCGTGGTGGATACCCGATGCGGTCGTTCGCCTGGCAAGCATGCCGCTGGCACCGACGGGGAAGATCGACAAGGTTCGCTTGCGCTCGCAATATGCGCATGCGTGA